A genomic stretch from Peromyscus eremicus chromosome 6, PerEre_H2_v1, whole genome shotgun sequence includes:
- the Aph1a gene encoding gamma-secretase subunit APH-1A, with translation MGAAVFFGCTFVAFGPAFALFLITVAGDPLRVIILVAGAFFWLVSLLLASVVWFVLVHVTDRSDARLQYGLLIFGAAVSVLLQEVFRFAYYKLLKKADEGLASLSEDGRSPISIRQMAYVSGLSFGIISGVFSVINILADALGPGVVGIHGDSPYYFLTSAFLTAAIILLHTFWGVVFFDACERRRYWALGLVVGSHLLTSGLTFLNPWYEASLLPIYVVTVSMGLWAFITAGGSLRSIQRSLSCRRQEDSRVMVYSALRIPPED, from the exons ATGGGGGCTGCTGTGTTTTTCGGATGCACCTTCGTCGCGTTCGGCCCAGCCTTCGCCCTTTTCCTGATCACTGTGGCCGGAGACCCGCTTCGGGTGATCATCCTGGTCGCGGG AGCCTTTTTCTGGCTGGTCTCCCTGCTCTTGGCCTCTGTGGTCTGGTTCGTCTTGGTCCATGTGACAGACCGATCAGATGCCCGGCTCCAGTATGGCCTCCTGATTTTTGGTGCTGCTGTGTCTGTGCTTCTACAGGAAGTGTTCCGCTTTGCCTACTACAAGCTCCTTAA GAAGGCAGATGAGGGCCTAGCATCGCTGAGTGAGGATGGACGATCACCCATTTCCATCCGCCAGATGGCCTATG TTTCTGGTCTGTCCTTCGGTATCATCAGTGGTGTCTTCTCTGTTATCAATATTTTGGCCGATGCACTTGGGCCAGGTGTGGTTGGGATCCATGGAGACTCACCCTATTACTTCCTGACTTCAG CCTTTCTGACAGCAGCCATTATCCTGCTCCACACCTTTTGGGGAGTTGTGTTCTTTGATGCCTGCGAGAGGAGACGGTACTGGGCTTTGGGCCTGGTAGTTGGGAGTCACCTGCTGACGTCAGGACTG ACATTCCTGAACCCTTggtatgaggccagcctgctgcCGATCTATGTAGTCACTGTGTCCATGGGGCTCTGGGCGTTCATCACAGCTGGAGGCTCCCTCCGAAGTATCCAGCGCAGTCTCTCGT GCCGACGGCAGGAGGACAGTCGGGTGATGGTGTATTCTGCCCTGCGCATCCCACCCGAGGACTGA